aggctgaggtggaaacatcacttgaccccaggaatttgagaccagcctgggcaacataggtttggagacctcatctctatggaaaagtaaaaaaaaactagccaggtatggtggcttgcacctgtagtcctaggtacttgggaggctgaggcaggaggatcgcttcagtccaggaatttgaggctgcagtgagtgatgatcgtgccattgcactccagcctgggtaacagagtaaggccctgtccctaaaaacaaaacaaaacaaacaaaccataatGAGGTACCACCTCACACCATTAGGAGGGctactattaatattataaaacaaacaaacaaatagaaaatagcaagtgttagccaggagaaattggaacccatGTTCATTGCTGGTAGCAATGTAAAAtaatgcagctgctgtggaaaacagcatggcagttcctcaaaaatttagaCATAGCATTACCATATAACATAGCAGTTCCATTTCTGAGTATCTACAGAAAAGAATTGAACGTAAGtatttgaacagatatttatataccaaagttcatagcaacattattcacaataaccaaaagttggaaacaacccaaatattcatcaacagataaacaaagtatggtatatacatacaatggaatattatttagccttaaaaaggaaggaaattctgactcatgtcacaacatggatgaaccttgaagatgtTATGCTAAGGgaagtaagccagtcacaaaaggacaaatatggtATGATTCCACTTGCATGAAGTACCTAGAGTCAAATTCGTAGAaacggaaagtagaatgatgtttaccaggggctgggagaaggggaaggtggagggttatttttaatacatatggAGTTTCAGCTTGGGACAATGAAAAAGTTCTGCAGATGGATGGTGGGGATAGTTGTACAACAACGTGAATGTACttgatgccactgaactgtatacttaaaaaatggctcaaatggtgaattttattttatgtatattttatcacaatgtaAAAGTGACTCAGCTGTCAATGTACTAAAATGGAACCATCTCTAAGCTGTATGTCATTGAAAAAAGATTGATTCAGAAGTGGGGACTCCACATAAGAAAATGTGGTTGTGTGTACATGAAGTATCTCTGAAAGGAACCGATAATAACCAAAACCTGGTTGTCTCTGAAGCAGTGTTTGGGGTGGCTGGGTGTCAAAGTGGGAAGGAgacttacttttcattttatgcCTTTTTGCACATCTTGAATTTTGTACCATATACACTACCATCCAAATAAACTGTCGGTATTTTTAGTGCGTCCCATCCTGAGTGATCCTCTCGGGAGGCTGAACTCTCCCTCCAGTGGTGCTGCCCAGCTCACAGCATGTTTTGGAGTGCTCCTCTTTCACCTGCCTTCCAAGCCTCGGGGTGTTGATTTGCAGCCCTCCATGGTAGCAAATCCTCAGGGGTGGAACTGAATTTTGAAAACAGTCCCAGGTGGTTCGGGGCCAAGTCTGGTGGTTGTTGATTTTGACTAGAGAATAGATGGCATGATTTATTTGTgttctgcctcatttcaccaaGGAACTGAGGCTTTGGGCTGGTCCAAAGACCAATTTCCTTACGTGGTCTGGAGATCATTCACAGATAAGAGCTCCAGAAATGTTATCCCAGTAGCATCACGGAAATAGGTGTAGAGTCCCCTTCAGAAGATTGATCTGGTTCTTTGGGCTGTAAGTAATCAAAGCAATACCAAGtgccttaaatttaaaaaaaaaaaacaaaaaacggaaAGTTTGTTGGCCCAAGGCCAGGAAGGACAGTGGGGGagctcaactcacaaagttgaggGAAGCACTGCGGGAACCAGGGGGCTGGCCTGCTCCTCCTCTCCAGCCTCCTGTGCTTCTTGCATATTGACCTCTCTTTGTTCCTACTCCCCCAGGGGGGCAGGAAACATGGCTTCCACAGGTTCCAGTTGAAGAATCCCAGTTCCATCTATAAATTCCAGGGAAGGTCTCTGATTGGCCCTGCTCATGCCCAGGCCCATTCCTTGACCCAGTCACTGAAGTCAGGGAGATGCAGTAACAAGACTGGCTGGAATCAGGGTCTTTAGGGGtggagggatggggaggaggcACAGCGTGTCATCAAAATAAGGAAATTGCAAAAGAAAGCTTGCAGGCTACTTTGAATGACAATGAGAAAGACGATGCTGCCTGAGTGTGTTAAGGATCCACATGGTCTCCAAAATCCTCCAGGAGCATACAGTCTAGTCTGGAAGATGAGACACAAAAATAACCAGAACACAACAGCTTGCAGTGACTCGAGGGCTGGATAAGAATATCTGGAACTCCCCCATCTATTTCAGAAGCTTGTCGCTTGGATTGAAAATTAGACAGTTAATGGGAAAGGGCTTTGAAAAGAGTGCAGTAACAAAGCCCCCTTTACAATTTACCTGGCACATTCACACCCATCCTGAGGCCAAAGCCACAGGCTGTGAGGTCTcaccgcctcagcttcctgagctataaaatgggaatgatgctAGTCTCTACCTCCTAGGGTTGGAGATTTGGGGGTCATGGGTGTGAAGTGCTCAGCAGCTTGGCCCACACTAGGTGGTCAGTACATGTAAGGTACTATTGTTGCTACATACATTAGTAGGGCCTGGGCCTCTTTAAACCTTTACAGGGTAGCATGGCAAGGCTAACCATCCTCACTTTATATCTGACaagctggggctcagagaggacGTGCCTGAGCTGGGGCTCAGACAGGACACACCTACTAGTAACCCCTCCAGCTGGTGATGGCAGGTCTAGGGTAGGACCAGTGACTGGCTCCTAATCGAGCACTCTATTTTCAGGGTTTGCATTCCAAAAGGGTCAGGTCCAAGAGGGGCCTGGAGTGCCAGGTGGAGGTGTAGAGGCATGGCCAGTGACCATGGAGAATGGTGGATGTCCTTAGGGGTCAGCAAGTGCCCTGTGCTAAGGAGGGGGCTTTGGAGGTTGGGCAGGCCCTCTGTGGGGCTCCatttttgtgggggtgggggctggagtaTTATAGGGGGTGGGAAGTGATTGGGGCTGTCACCCTAGCCTTATCTGACGCTCACCCATGCCTCCTCAGGTACCCCCTGCCCCCCACAGCTCCTCTCCTGTGCCTTGTTTCCCAGCCGATGCGTTCCCCTCTATAAATACCCGCTGTGGTATTTGGGGTTGGCAGCTGTTGCTGCCAGGGAGATGGTTGGGTTGACATGCAGCTCCTGACAAAACACAAACCCCTGGCGTGTGTGGGCGTGGGTGGTGTGAGTAGGGGGATGGTGTGAGTAGGGAGGGGGCGGGGGACCCAGGGGGCAGGAGCCACACAAAGTCTGTGCGGGGGTGGGAGCGCACATAGCAATTGGAAACTGAAAGCTTATCAGACCCTTTCTGGAAATCAGCCCACTGTTTATAAACTTGAGGCCCCGCCCTCGACAGTAAGGGGGAGGAAGAGGGCCTGCACTAGtccagagggaaactgaggcacagggctaACTCGCCCATAGACACGCATGGCAGGCAGGCTTTGGCCAGGATCCCTCCGCCTGCCAGGCGTCTCCCTGCCCTCCCTTCCTGCCTAGAGacccccaccctcaagcctggctGGTCTTTGCCTGAGACCCAAACCTCTTCGACTTCAAGAGAATGTTTAGGAACAAGACGGTTTAGGGCCTTTCCTGGGAACAGGTCTTGACCCTTTAAGAAATGACCCAAAGTTTCTCCTTGACCAAAAAGGGGACCCTCAAACTAAAGGGAAGCCTCTCTTCTGCTGTCTCCCCTGACCCCACTCCCCCCAGGACGAGGAGACAACCAGGGCTGAAAGAGGCCCACCTGGGGGCTGCAGACATGCTTGCTGCCCCGCCCTGGCGAAGGATTGGCAGGCTTGCCTGTCACAGGACCCCCACTGGCCGACTCAGGGGCGCAGGCCTCTTGCGGGGAAGCTGGCCTCCCCGCCCCCACGGCCACTGGCTGCCCTTTCCTGGCAGGACAGCGGGATCCTGCAGCTGTCAGGGGAGGGGCGGCGGGGGCTGATGTCAGGAGGGATACAAATAGTGCCGACGGCTGGGGGCCCTGTCTCCCCTCGCCGCATCCACTCTCCGGCCGGCCGCCTGCCCGCCGCCTCCTCCGTGCGCCCGCCAGCCTCGCCCGCGCCGTCACCATGAGCCAGGCCTACTCGTCCAGCCAGCGCGTGTCCTCCTACCGCCGCACCTTCGGCGGGGCCCCGGGCTTCCCGCTCGGCTCCCCGCTGAGCTCGCCCGTGTTCCCGCGGGCGGGTTTCGGCTCTAAGGGCTCCTCCAGCTCGGTGACGTCCCGCGTGTACCAGGTGTCGCGCACGTCGGGCGGGGCCGGGGGCCTGGGGTCGCTGCGGGCCAGCCGGCTGGGGACCACCCGCGCGCCCTCCTCCTACGGCGCGGGCGAGCTGCTGGACTTCTCACTGGCCGACGCGGTGAACCAGGAGTTTCTGACCACGCGCACCAACGAGAAGGTGGAGCTGCAGGAGCTCAACGACCGCTTCGCCAACTACATCGAGAAGGTGCGCTTCCTGGAGCAGCAGAACGCGGCGCTCGCCGCCGAAGTGAACCGGCTCAAGGGCCGCGAGCCGACGCGAGTGGCCGAGCTCTACGAGGAGGAGCTGCGCGAGCTGCGGCGCCAGGTGGAGGTGCTCACTAACCAGCGCGCCCGCGTCGACGTCGAGCGCGACAACCTGCTCGACGACCTGCAGCGGCTCAAGGCCAAGTGAGGGCCCGGCACCCCAGACTCCCCTTTCTGCGGGCAGGGCACAGGGGGCTAGGCCTGGGGGCTGGGGTCCCGCTGTCAGCACCTGCCTTCTCCCAGGGCCCGGGACCCTCTCCTGCCCCATGCGGGGAAAGGGTCCTCCACCCCTGTGTTTCAAGGGGCCGTGACCTCCAGGTCTCTCCCCCTGCGATCCCATCTTGCACAGGAGTTTTCTTGGGGACATAGATCAGGGGATGGATATGGGAGAATTTAGGGGACCCGGTGCCCTGTGGACAGCccctttaaaaagcattttaagatGCTGGGGCGATGTTTATGAGGTCAGGTAGTTGATGGGCAGAGGAAGGGCTGCAGGAGGCCCAGAGGGCAGTGTAGCCAGAGGAAGAAGGGAGGCTGATAGGAGACAGGGAAAGCAGGGCAAGGGCCCAGAGTCCAAGCAACAGCTCTCAGCTCAGCTGTGATGAGGCCCTGGGGaggggggtggagtggggagcTTGGCCCTGGGGCCTTGCCGAGACTGTGTCTTTTTACAAGGTGAATAGACAGGCTGGAGAAAAAGGGAGTAGGTGGGGGCCGCAGCTCTCAGAGAGCTTGGGAGGACCTGACTGTAGGCTTCACCAGGCTCCGGGAACGAAAAGGGCAGCAAGTATGGCATATTTGTTGGTCCCACTTCTGACAGGCCAAGTGAGCAGAGTCACCCTCCTGCCACCAAAGtcataaatattaattgagcagctatactggccaggctggagctGGGAACCAGAAACACAGAGGTGGATAAAATAGACACAGTTTCTAACCCCAGGGAGGTCACACAGTCTGGTGGGGACATAGACTTCAAGGGTGTGGCTCCTGGGCAGAGATTGGGCCACTTCCTGTGCCCTCCCTGGGTGGGTGGGGCCTCTCCActccctttctctcctgtctCTACCCAGCAGCCAGGCTCTCCCCCGCTGTCCTGGACCCACTCACTGGTCAGCCCCCGGCCAGTCGTTTCCACTGCCAGCTTTATCGCCCGCAactgtctgtctttctgtctgtcccACCCAGGCTGCAGGAGGAGATTCAGTTGAAAGAAGAAGCAGAGAACAATTTGGCTGCCTTCCGAGCGGTGAGTGCCCTTCTTTTCCCCTTGCATGGCCTCTGGCCTTGCTCTGCCCCACCTGGGTGGTGGTGACGGTGTCCTTCTTGCTTGGCCTTTCCCAGGATGTGGATGCAGCTACTCTAGCTCGCATTGACCTGGAGCGCAGAATTGAATCTCTTAACGAGGAGATCGCGTTCCTTAAGAAAGTGCATGAAGAGGTATGCCTTGGCCCCTCTTCCTGGGGTCACTGGGCCATGGGGAAAGCAGCCGGAAAGTGGGGCTGGGGTGAGGCTCTGGCTGGGAATAGGGGTGTGAGGGTGCTGTGTGGGCCCTGAGAGGGGACTGAAGCCCAGTCATGCCCTATAGGAGATCCGTGAGTTGCAGGCTCAGCTTCAGGAACAGCAGGTCCAGGTGGAGATGGACATGTCTAAGCCAGACCTCACTGCCGCCCTCAGGGACATCCGGGCTCAGTATGAGACCATTGCGGCTAAGAACATTTCTGAAGCTGAGGAGTGGTACAAGTCGAAGGTGGGTGGCCTCGCCCGGGGACTGGCTTCTCCGTCCCCCTGAATGTGCTGCCTGTGGTACCATCCGTGGGAGGACAGCCCAGAGGCTTCATGCTCCCTTGCTCATCCCTACCCATGCCCTGCATCCTCTTCATTTTTGGGCCCCTTTCTCTGCCCTTAGGTGTCAGACCTGACCCAGGCAGCCAACAAGAACAATGATGCCCTGCGCCAGGCCAAGCAGGAGATGATGGAATACCGACACCAGATCCAGTCCTACACCTGCGAGATTGATGCCCTCAAGGGCACTGTGAGTCCCTGCCCACCTGGCCAGGCCCTGCCCCTTCCTGTCTGCAGTTCACACCCtcactttgtgaccttgggcccATTATAGATCCTCTCTGGGCCTTCATCTACTTAAATCTACAATAGGGATAAAACCAGACAAGTGGATTCCAGTTGGATGCTAAGGAATCAGGGGTTCCTGGGGCATCTGCCTGTGTGGGGACTATGAGGCTGAATGCAAATgttctttttatctattttattctgAGTGTTCACATATAGACTTAATTTGAGTTCAGGGTTCAACATGGCCTGGACCTGACCATCTGGAGTTGCCTGCCAGCCCCAAAGCTTTCTTTGGGCTGCTAGTGTCCTCTTCCCTTCCTTGACCTGGGTTCCCCCTCTCCTGCAGAATGATTCCCTGATGAGGCAGATGCGGGAACTGGAGGACCGATTTGCCAGTGAGGCCAGTGGCTACCAGGACAACATTGCGCGCCTGGAGGAGGAAATCCGGCACCTCAAGGATGAGATGGCCCGCCACCTGCGCGAGTACCAGGAcctgctcaatgtgaagatggCCCTGGATGTGGAGATCGCCACCTACCGGAAGCtgctggagggagaggagagccGGTGAGGGGCCAGGCAGGAGCCGAGTGGGAGGTGCGGGGTGCTGGGTGGCCCATTTCTGTCCCCAGGAGGCTCGAGATTACCGATTACCTCAACAAGAcctggaaagaatttttttttttgagacagcgtttcgcttttgttgcccagtctggagtgcaatggcaccatcttggctcactgcaaccttcgcctcctaggttcaagcgattctcctgcctcagcctcctgagtagctgggattacaggtgcctaccaccacgcgtggctaatttttgtatttttagtagagacggggtttcaccatgttggccagctggtctcgaactcctgacctcaggtgatctgcctgcctcagcctcccaaagtactgggattacaggcgtgagccactgcgcccggcgtgGAAACAATTTTATACAAGAGGCCACTGCTCTATTAATTGCAGAGAATTAACCAAGGCCACCTGGGTAAAAAGCAATTTAATTAACAgcatttataaaaagagaaatataagtaTTCCTTTATCCACCTTCAGAATTAAGAACCAGCAGCAAAAAAACCATATTCAACaaccaataataaaatattactgcCAGTTAAGGGAGAGATGAAAGCAGAATGGGAAGTGATGAGGAGGGAAATGGAGGGAGCAGATAGAGACAaatagagagagggagggggagaagccTTGCACAGGGATAGGCTAAGAGAAGGTAAAGAGATGCATACAGAAGGCATGAgtttgcacacacatgcacacacatcagCATATGCACATGCTCGGAGGAAAAGACACAGCCGTCATGCTCAGAGCAACCCACCTCTAGACACAGAAAACAACATACAACTGGAAAGGGACACCAGGGAACCTTGTGGGAtaatagaaatgttctatatctttttttttttttttttttttttgagacagagtcttgctctgtcgcccaggctggagtgcagtggcgtgatctcagctcactgcaacctctgcctcccaggctcaagcggttctcctgtctcagcctccctggtagctgggattacaggcatgtgccagcacactcagctgattttttgtatttttagtagagatgaggtttcaccatgttggtcaggctggcctctaactcctgacctcaagtaattcgcctgcctcgacctcccaaagtgctgggattataggcatgagccactgcgcctggcctagaaatgttctatatcttgatttggACTGGTAGTTACACAGACGTGGACATTGATCAAAactcattgaattgtacattaaagatctgtgcatttcactgtatgtaaattTAACCTCAATTTAAAACAGATCAGTTACTCCAAAAACTGGTACCCCTTGATACtcataaaaataatatctgaaatttttaaaaagcagcagacATGTTTAGATATAGGTACACACATAAAAAGAAACTTCAGATTTTGTAAAATGACGTCTACATATGATGTCTTTGAAGGTAGCTAAAGGCATGTTCCATTTTCCCAGCATTAGGCCTAAATAGTAAGCTCTCAGAACTGGCCTGGGCATGAGCAAATGGATATCACCCACAGCTGCTACTGGTACGAACTTGAGTTACAGGAGCAAGAAGGAAATCCTGGTGCTCTGGAGGGCGCTGTGGGGTTGCACATCCTAGTGTCATGCCAGCAGTTCACAGTTGAAATGAATGATCCTTCCAGAAGAGACTATTCCTGGGACAGCTCTAGCTGGCCTTCGACCCCATTCCTTGAGCAGTATGGGTGGTGGGAGTGCTGGGGTCCGTGGGACTGGGACAGCTGAGGATCGTGTTTAGAAAGGACCAGGGTGAGCCTTGATGGGCAGTCTCAGGGAAAGATGggagggttctttttttttttttttgatacagggtcttgctctgtcccccaggctggagtgcagtggcgcgatctcggctcactgcaagctccacctcccgggttcacaccattctcctgcctcaccctcctgagtatctggaactacaaggcgcccgccaccatgcccagctaattttttgtatttttagtagagacggggtttcattgtgttagccaggatggtctcgatctcctgacctggtgatccgcccgcctcagcctctcaaagtgctgggattacagccgggCCCAGCCGATGGGAGGGTTCTTAACTCTTAGGAGGTTTTGTCTCTTCCCTTTTAGGATCAATCTCCCCATCCAGACCTACTCTGCCCTCAACTTCCGAGGTGAGTGTCTGCTGACAGGTGGAGGCTGGAGTTGCAGGGGCCAGGAGTCCAGCATGGGCACTGCCCAAGGCCAGCCAGGAGGGAGGATGGAACCCTGGGGCTAGGGACAGACCTGGACTCTGGGGGAGAAAAAGGGGGCCACTGCGGGTAGGTGGGGGAGTTTAGGTAGAGGTGGATGAGGCACCTTATGACAGAGACAGCTT
Above is a genomic segment from Pongo pygmaeus isolate AG05252 chromosome 11, NHGRI_mPonPyg2-v2.0_pri, whole genome shotgun sequence containing:
- the DES gene encoding desmin, with protein sequence MSQAYSSSQRVSSYRRTFGGAPGFPLGSPLSSPVFPRAGFGSKGSSSSVTSRVYQVSRTSGGAGGLGSLRASRLGTTRAPSSYGAGELLDFSLADAVNQEFLTTRTNEKVELQELNDRFANYIEKVRFLEQQNAALAAEVNRLKGREPTRVAELYEEELRELRRQVEVLTNQRARVDVERDNLLDDLQRLKAKLQEEIQLKEEAENNLAAFRADVDAATLARIDLERRIESLNEEIAFLKKVHEEEIRELQAQLQEQQVQVEMDMSKPDLTAALRDIRAQYETIAAKNISEAEEWYKSKVSDLTQAANKNNDALRQAKQEMMEYRHQIQSYTCEIDALKGTNDSLMRQMRELEDRFASEASGYQDNIARLEEEIRHLKDEMARHLREYQDLLNVKMALDVEIATYRKLLEGEESRINLPIQTYSALNFRETSPEQRGSEVHTKKTVMIKTIETRDGEVVSEATQQQHEVL